Genomic window (Equus asinus isolate D_3611 breed Donkey chromosome 8, EquAss-T2T_v2, whole genome shotgun sequence):
tttccatccattcacttccagtttgtggctgtctttaggtctgaagtgtgtctcttgtatgcaacatatatatgcgtcttgttttttttatccaatcagccaccctatgtcttttgattgatggatttagtctattgacatttaaagtagctattgatcagtatgtacttattgccatttcattaccttttttctgagtgttttagtagttctctgttcctttcttcttctcttagcTCTCTTCcactgtggtttgatggctttctttagtattatttttgagTTCCTTTCTCAAAATTTTCTGTGTACTTATTATAGGGTCCTGGTTTGttattaccatgaggttcatatataataatctatgtgactagcaatctatattaagttgatgttctcttaagtttgacctcttgctaaaagctctactctgttactctcctcttcccacattttatgtttttgatatcataattatccacttttctttgtgtgtattcattaccctcttatcatggaaattgataattttggtacttttgtcttttgaccttcatattagcttcatagttTGTTGCTCTGCtatctttactgtatatttgcctttcccagtgattttattgttattgtttttgaaaactttataatttctatttgtggtctttcttttccacttaataagtccccttagcatttcttgtaaggctggcttcttggtgataaactcctttagtttttactTGTCTGGGagactctttatttctccttccattctgaaggaTAACCTTGCCTGGCAGAGTTTTCTTAGctctaggttttttcttttcaacactttaaatatatcatgccactcccttctagcatgtgaggtttcagctgagaagtcagctgatagccttatggggtttcatttttatgtcacttgctgcctttctcttgcattttttaagattctctctttatgtttaattcttgacattttaattataatgtgtcttggtgtgggcctctttgggtttatcttgtttgatgtTCCCTGTTCTTCCcatacctggatgtctgtttccttccttaggttatgaaagttttcaactactatttcttcaaatggattctctgcccctttctgtcttcttcttctgggacacttattatataaatgttagtgtgcttgatgttgttccagaggtcccttagattgtcctcattctttttcattcttttttcctttttccgtTCCTCTTTAGtgacttcctctagtctttcgtctagtttactgatctgttcttctgtatcatctactctgctattgaattctagtgaatttttcatgtctgttattgtattcttcagttgtgataggttcttttttatattttacaattatctACTGAAGTTCTCATGGAATTCATCTGttgttctcccaagatcagtgagcatccttatgccTATGACGTTGTACTCTTTGtctggtagattgtttatttctgttttgtttagttctttttctgaggatttgccttgttctcttatttggaacatatcctttgtctcctcattttgtctctttctctgtgtttatatctacATATTACATAGGTCAGTTGCATCTCCTcatcttggagaggtgggcttttgtaagagatgctttacgaggcccagcagtgtgcctACCTCTCATCACCAATTCCAAATTCTCCAGGAATGTCCCCTGTGTGCGCTACATGTTTCCTTCAGTTGTGGCAACGTTGCTCTCGCTGCAGGTGCacggggaggctaggctgtctccTTGGCTGAAAGGTtataatgctcagctgtgtgtggctgctgtggtccCTTTAGTCAGTTTTTTTGGGGTGAGTAGCCCTagtacagttggctgcaaggtttaATAGCACAACCCTTGTGCagcttttctgttaagtgaatatTCTCCCAGCATGACTTGTTGCTAGGTTcaagggcttacaattgctgtaggcctctgaccTTCAAGCCTGTTCTtggctctctcaggattgcaccTGGGTGGCACCAGCCCCAGGagtggcagcacacaattgtttcaggcattggaaggtggggTCAATCCCTATGGGGatgtttgagaaacacaagtctgctgcagctgacaagacCCGCTACCCCCAGACCCATGAACCCAgtaacacagtcctgccccatgttcATGCCCTGAGACACTGTAGTGGACCCATGCatcctgctgcagaggccccatGCTGCCAAGGCAGGCACATCCCTCATGCACACTCTTCCCCTTGCACATGACCTGTCttgcagaggcagacccactcacccaAATGCAGAGGTCCCACCCACTGTGCCTATGAGGACCCACAAGTTGCTCAAGGGCTTACTGTTGGGTGGGGctagtccctagggcaggctgcttGCCCAGTCTGAGCTGGATTAAGTCTGTGCTCTAGTGACTGGGGCAaatccctgggctaacaggccaggggaggaACTCCAATGACTTCTGCCAGGTCTGTGTCAGTATGCTTGTATTAGGTCACAATAAAGGCTGCCACCAACGTCTCAGTTCCTGGGGAGGTGGACCCAGGCTGGGGAGGTTCCATCTCTTGCTGAGATGTGCCCAAAGCTTATCAAGTGGGTCTCTTTTCACGAAAGAcaatgcacctttctttctggtgattttaggttgctttctgaaacaggtgaatttttgcatgggccctttaagagtaggcttttctttcccttatgtcctatagcttttctgggggtattacCCATTgttaataaccagcaaagccaaATATTATGACAGTCATCTTGGTTCTTTTGAGTTTGACAGCAGCTTAGCTCTCCTACTCAGATTCCCCATTTCTCCAGAGAatgctttgtaccttaagattgctctgGGCCATGAAGTGGCATGggtagaatgtggctttttcctctccagaaaggaatttctgcatcttccacctcagtcagaactgtcccttgttgtgggggttctttttatcctgttttcagttctctctcaggagtaattgttccaagagcaGTTGAAACTTGGTTGTGTCTGTGgcaggaagtgagttcagagtcctcgtATGCTGACATATTCCCAGCAATCTTTGAAACACAATTTTTAAGTGGCACAAAATTTATTAACAATAACAAATGTACAAAACAGGACCAATGACACACGCAATATCTATGAGTCCCTGATCTTGTCAGACACAGCTTCCTGAGTCCCCCTTTCTATAGTGGaatgctttttgttttggaatgTGGGGCACTAACTTGTGTGGTACAAGTCAGCACAGAGAAAGCTTAGGAGTTTCTAAGTTTATATGCATCCATTGTGGCATTGCTCTGGATTTAGGACTACCTACTATTTGTTAGTACAACTGCAGTCTCTATATTGTAGGTTTACTACATTCTAAACAGATTGATACATCCTGCTATAAAATTACTAGATCAGCAATCAGTATATAGCAACCCTGTAAGACCCCATGCACCTCCTAGTTAGGACATTTCAGCAGTTACTGTTTGCCGGAGTTCTTCTCTGACTAGGCTCACTTTGAGGGAGGAACAGGTTACAGATCCCTGTCAACTCTTTCCTTTGTGAGTGACTTCTGATCTGATCCTAGTGTGTAGTATAGATGAGAGCTTTTTCCCATCATTTTGgtattgtagcatatatcaaaCCTGATTTTCAAACTCTTGGAACCAGTGCACATGGAAATGTCTTAGGAATGTGGTTTTCTGGGAAGATGGGCTCCTGTAAATGCAGAAATGAGAAGATGAATTTCTCTCAAATAAGAGGGATAAGAGGATAGCATCCCTGAGATAGCTGTAGGGACTGGACactcttgctcttttttctttttttggtgaggaagatttgccctgagctaacatccattgccaatcttcctctttttttttgcttgaaggagattagctctgagctaagatctgtaccAATCCTTctccactttttatgtgggatgcctccatagtgtggctgatgagtggagtaggttcatgcctgggatctgaacccgtgaaccccggctgcccaagcagagctaGCGGAACTTTGACAACTCAGCCACAGGCCGACCCCTCTTGttcctttttaagaaaatcaattcTATTGATTTACATTGGTGGGATTTATTTCAACCATTCTGAACTGAATAAAATCTATTGCAAGTTCTTCTAATTAGACAACCATTTCTGAGGacagttttaatctcttttgaagGTGAACCTGATCAGTTGTGGTACCTGTCGCTGTAGTCTCAATGAAGCATCCTGGACACTTCTAATGATTGGGTTATTTGAGATACTCACGTTCACTGGGATGTCACTGTCAGTTGTCAAAGTCTTTCTCAGAAGCTCACTCCTGATCCTGTACTGTTAGGCAAGTGATGGTGCTTACCAAGTATTTTTAAGGCTCTATTTTAGGTACTTGAAAACTGTTTGTTAGTCTTGCAAGATTCTCTTTGGAATGttgcttttttaatttatatgCGGGACCGAGAACCTTAttgtttaaagtatttaaaagagCATCTTGGCCAACAACGTGTCAATTTTAGTATTAAATCCACCTCTCTCTGGATTCACTCCCCTCAAAGAAAAAGCATCCCATACTTCCCAAACAATAGTTCTCCTTATATTTTGTCATGACGTGTTATATTTTGGCTTGAATTTGAATTGAAGTAACATctatattacctttttttttaagatttttaaaaaatttttcctttttctccccaaagccccccagtacatagttgtatattcttcgttctgggcccctctagttgtggcatgtgggatactgcctcagcgtggtttgatgagcagtgccatgtccgcgcccaggattcgaaccaatgaaacactgggtcgcctgcagtggagcgcgcgaacttaaccactcggccacggggccagccccctctatattacctttttattaaaatattatatgttaatatgttattacacacatacacacacacatgcactaaGCATGTACTCCACATACAATCTCTTGTAGATCAATCTCTTAACTCTTTCCTGAAGATGAATAGTAGAAGAAAATATGCTTCCTTTAGTTCATACCACTTAGAAGGTACAGGTTTATAAGTGGTGTAAtcccaatgttttccaaagtaagtaaaaatatacacaagTGAATatcataccacagtttattcctGGGAATcacattataaagaaaaacagctaACCTGTAGATGGTATGAGTACCTGCTGTGACAGACTCTTGCCTTACTCACGAGTTCCATGGAGCAGATTATACCCCTTTTGCTGTCATAATACGTAAACATAGGttagaaaatttgaaagtgcCATTCTTTCAGGCCCTGGATTACAACTTGAATCACAGAGAGTGAGCTGTGTTTGTCGATAGAATAATGCTGGAACACGCTCATTTAGGATGTGTAGAGAGATTTTGTATTAACCAGTAGTAAAACTCTGGCCTTAGGAGAGGAAGAATAAgtgagatgaaagaaataaataatatgtcttgttttaatttttttcaaactttatagatatataattgGCATATGAcattaagtttaaggtgtacagtgtgatttgatatgtgtatatattgagACATGATTACTAgcatagtgttagctaacacctccatcacgtcgcataattaccattttgtttttgtggtgacgacatttaagatctactcttttagcaactttcaagtgcaTAATACAATAGCGTTAAATATAGTCACAGTACCgcacattagatccccagagcttattcgtcttataactggaagtttgtatcctttgaccattacctcatttctcccacccccaacccctgagAACCACCATCCACTCTcagtttctatgagttcagtctTTCTGgatttcacatatatataatattgtacagtatttgtctttcactgtctgacatttcactaaCAATAatgcctcaaggtccatccatgtgttacaatggcaagatttccttctttctcatgactgaatactattccattgtaaagatacatatataccacatcctctttatccatttatctgttgatggatgcttataatgtttctatatcttggctattgtgaataatgctgcaataagccTGGGAGTACACATGTGCTCCTCAGTATCCTGctgtcatttcctttggatatatatgcagaagtggaattgctggacaatATGGTAGTTccatgtttaagtttttgaggaactccatatgttttccatagtggctgtaccaatttacattcctaccaactgcgcacaagggttcccttatctccacatcctcaccaacgctcaTTGTCTCTTGTATTcctgatgatagctatttttcaCCCTGGAGTATAATGTTAgccgtgggtttgtcatatatggcctttgttatgttaaaCTAGttgcttctatacccaatttgttgaggtttttaaTCCTGCaagaatgttgtattttgtcaaataattgtttttgcgtctattgagatgatcatttgatttttctctttcattctgttaatatgaagtatcacatttattgatttgcatatgttgagaCATTCTGGATCCCAGGGGTAAAGCCCAGTTGGTCATGGCGTATAATCCTTTAACTGTGTTTTTGAATTTgggttgctaatattttgttgataagttttgcatctatattcattagggatattgtctatagtttccttttttgtgtagTGTTCTTATCTGGATTTGGAAGTAGGGAAATgcaggcctcataaaatgaatttggaagtattctttctcttcaaatttttggaagagtttgagaaggactggcattaattcttctttaagtgtttttagaagtcatcagtgaagccatctggtcctgggtttttgtctgttgggaggtttttgatgactgattcaatctccttactcattattagTCTATTcaggcttctctttcttcctgattcagtcttagtagattgtatgcttctaggaatttatccatttcttctaggttatacaatttgttgacctataatttttcatagtggtCACTTATGATCCTATGTATTTCTTaagtatcatttgtaatgtctcctctttcatttctgattttattcatttgagtcctctgtctttttttcttagtgagtctagctaaaaatTCGTCAGTTTTACCTTTTTGAAAAACCAGCTCTGagtttctctgattttttctatagtttttctgctatttatttcctttattttcactctgatcttcatttttccttctttctgccaactttgggcttagtttgtttcttttctagttccttgataagtaaagttagattgtttatttgaaatctttctattCTCTTAATATATGCTTTTTTCACTAGAAACTtccctctcagaactgcttttccAGAATCCCACAGGTTTTGGTATGTTTccactttcatttatttgaagatatctttgatttctcttttaattgtctttgactcattggttatttGGGAGTGTTTagtttaatttatacatatttgtagAGTTTGCtagcttttcttttgttgctgatttctagtttcatatcattgtggtcagaaaaaatactcggtatgattttaatcttttaaaatgtattaagacttgttttgtgccctATTATATGGTCTATCCGGGAGAATGTTTCGTGTGCACTTGAGAGtaatgtgtgttctgcttctttgggtggaatgttctatcaATATTTGTTAGGTCCTTTTGGTCTAATGTATGGTTGAAGACCATTGtctctttgttgatttttctgtctagatgatttATCCATGgctgaaagtgggatattgaagtcccctactgttactgtactgtctatttttcctttcacatcTGTTAGTATTTACTTAGTATATTTatgtgctccaatgttgggtatatacatacttataactgttatatatttttgatgaattgacctctTTACCATTATACAAtgactttgtctcttgttaccattttttggtggaaagtctattttgtctgatttatctatatctatccctactttcttttggtttccacttccatggattatttttttccatcccttcactttcagtctatgtgtgtctttacatctgaagtgagtctcttctAGGCTGCATATagttggattattttttaaaagctatcttGTCACTCCGTGCCTTTTGAATGATGAATTCAACGTGTTTACATTTAGAGATATTGTTGAAATAAGAGGACTTACTAATACCtccttattaattgttttctattttcattgtttctcccTAATGTTGTAAATTGGTGATTTTGTGTGGTGGTATGCTCTGTTTCTTCTGTTGTTATCTTTAGTGTAACTGCTCTAGATTTtggctttgtggttaccatgaagcttacGTAAGATATCCCATAGATCAGACAGTCCATACTTAATACAAGTATTTAGTATCATATTATTCTGTTAATTTCTGgcttatttaaactttttaaaagtaaatgatattGAAATACAACATATGTACAAAAAAGTGCAAGTACCTTAAGTGAAAAGCATGATGAAGTCTTGCAAATTGTATACCTTATATGACTAGCAGCAAGGTCAAGAATCAGAACATGACTGGAACCTCAGGAGCACCCCGGGTCATTTTTCCTTCCAATCACTACTCCCCAGAGGAACGACTATTCTGACTTCCAATAAACACAGATTTACTGTACCTCATTTTTTTATCTGCaagtttcaatttttttctttttttctttctttttttattaagattatgatagttaacaaccttgtgaaattacagttgtacatcattattagtcatgttgtaggtgcaccacttcacccctagtgcccttcccccacacccccttctcctgttaaccaccgatcagttctctttgtctatatgttaactaccaccttttgaatttttttcttcttcttcttcttttcttatttttaattaagattatgatagttaacaaccttgagaaattacagttgtacatcattattagtcatgttgtaggtgcaccacttcactcctagtgccctccccccaccccccactgtaCCTCATTTtgaagtttatagaaatgcaatcatacagtatgaatTGTACCTGGCTCATTTCAATCAACATTGTGTTTGTGAGAATCCTTCACGTTGTGGTACCTACTTATAATTTGTTTATGCTTATTGTTGTATAGTATTCTAGTTCATGATATACTGCAGTTTGTTTTTAGCTTATCTTATTTAACTTATATTTTCCCCACTAGAAGGTTTAGCTCCATGGGGACAAGGGTCTCTGTTTCGATCACTGATATATCCTATGTACCTAGAATAGCACTTTGTACATAGTAGGTGTGTTATAAGAATTTCTTAAATTAAGTTAAAACTAGTTTCTAGTCACTGAGAAGTTTGGTGCACAAGCGCTTTGGCCTGCAAGCCCTGCATTAGCTCTTTCTCAATCTATGGTTGTCCTCACTAGTCTCCTTAGCGCCCCTTTGACATCCTTGTTCCTGAGAGAGTAAATCAGGGGATTCAGCAGGGGAGTCACCAGAGTATAGAAGAGGGCAATGCTTTTGTTCATATCCTTCAAATAactggagggaggctggaggtACATGGAGATGAGTGTACCAAAGAAAATGATCACTACCATTAGGTGAGAGCCACAGGTTCCAAAAGCCTTCCGCCTCCCCTGGGCTGACTTCATCTTCAGGACTGCACTGGTGATGTGACCATAGGATATTAAGATGAATGACAGGGGCACCACCAAGAAGAAGACACTGACGGTAAACATTTCAGTCTCGTGGATGGAGGTGTCGGTGCAGGCCAGTTTCAGCATTACTGGaacttcacagaagaaatgatctACTTGGTTTTTACCACAGAGGGGGAGAGTCATGGTCAATGCCGTCTGTACTACAGAACTACCAAGTCCTGTAAACCAAGCAGTTACAGTAAGCTGCAAGCAAAGTTGGGGATGCATGATCACCATGTAGTGGAGTGGGCGGCACACAGCtgcatagcggtcataggccatgacagACAGGAGGACACATTCTGTTCCCCCGAGtcccaaggaaatgaaaagttgGGTCACACAGCCACCATAGGTGATGATCTTGTCTTTCCCCTTAAAGTTGGCCAGTGTCTGAGGGACAGTGCAAGTAGTCAAACAAAGATCCATGAAAgagaggttggagaggaagaaatacatagggGTATGGAGGCAAGGATCCAAAACTGACAAAAGGATAATTGTGCCATTACCTAGAAAGCTCAAAAAGTAGATGATCAAGATGACCACAAAGAGAGTAGTTTCTAGCTGAGGCCTGCCGGAGAAGCCCAGGAGAATGAATCCAGAGAAGGTGCTGTCAttagtttttttccattttactctGTCAATTGGAATTAAGAGGACTCGATACTGTTATCTTGCT
Coding sequences:
- the LOC139046026 gene encoding olfactory receptor 2G6-like; protein product: MYFFLSNLSFMDLCLTTCTVPQTLANFKGKDKIITYGGCVTQLFISLGLGGTECVLLSVMAYDRYAAVCRPLHYMVIMHPQLCLQLTVTAWFTGLGSSVVQTALTMTLPLCGKNQVDHFFCEVPVMLKLACTDTSIHETEMFTVSVFFLVVPLSFILISYGHITSAVLKMKSAQGRRKAFGTCGSHLMVVIIFFGTLISMYLQPPSSYLKDMNKSIALFYTLVTPLLNPLIYSLRNKDVKGALRRLVRTTID